A stretch of Aedes aegypti strain LVP_AGWG chromosome 2, AaegL5.0 Primary Assembly, whole genome shotgun sequence DNA encodes these proteins:
- the LOC5574116 gene encoding solute carrier organic anion transporter family member 5A1 yields MFGSGILDAGIDQAEENPKRVPLERSISEYSERDVQCGFWVCRGRFWQRLASKKLYVFLFGIVGCLFGSTTAYFYGTLTTVEKSIQISSKNAGIITAGSDLSFVLSSLFLSYYASNKRKPLWIAMGITSMGLSCFVNALPHFLFGPNVDELMQNVGNVTTGASRMTDNLCRVDRAPPDCSTDMGNLRPQLLLFLGSFLSGIGSSLYFTLGLTYLDDNVRKEKVPFLSSLSAFGRRLGPMLGYSMAALCLKYFVFPGVDPGYGSSDPRWIGAWWTGWIALGVSLFLVAPIFAGFPKILPRAAERKSLSRQASRLSGATVEEPETETSFSDLLLTVKRLITNKAYVFNNTASIFYFFGYMPYFLFQAKYIEIQYRLTPSQANMVTGSTSLVFSALGILIAGAVIQKIKPTSRQLTGWNIFTSICSAGLIVMYAVFGCNEINNSSIVSNSQDVSCNAGCNCDFIKYAPICGSDGNTYLSPCHAGCKEQIKQLNGTILYSECSCIQGSLNSSYAFSSSMQFENATASDPTTLLGGAISGSCPVDCMTPFYLFLVMVCLNKFIGGTESAANFLVGLRCVEERDKAISLGFSMAINTLFSFLPAPIIFGMIIDRTCVLWGRTCSKQGNCWLYDGQSLRTSMNYTSAALVIVGTCFDVGTWWYSKNFKIFDDKEHKSSDADQQDISEAEEANPLTKNGVERTELTVLMKEQNERE; encoded by the exons ATGTTTGGCAGTGGAATACTGGATGCTGGGATAGACCAGGCTGAGGAAAATCCGAAGAGGGTCCCGCTAGAACGATCAATTTCTGAGTACAGTGAACGTGACGTGCAGTGCGGGTTTTGGGTTTGTCGGGGACGGTTCTGGCAAAGACTGGCCAGTAAGAAGCTGTACGTGTTCTTATTCGGTATAGTTGGATGTTTGTTTGGTTCCACGACGGCATACTTCTACGGAACGTTAACAACAGTTGAGAAAAGTATACAGATTTCATCGAAAAATGCTGGAATCATCACGGCAGGGTCGGATCTTTCATTCGTACTGTCATCTTTGTTCCTGTCGTATTATGCGTCAAACAAAAGGAAACCTCTGTGGATTGCGATGGGTATTACAAGCATGGGACTATCATGCTTCGTGAATGCTTTGCCGCACTTTCTGTTCGGGCCCAATGTGGATGAACTGATGCAAAATGTAGGAAATGTTACGACGGGGGCATCGAGAATGACAGACAACTTGTGCAGAGTGGATCGCGCACCACCAGATTGCTCAACTGATATGGGGAACCTGCGCCCACAACTACTTCTGTTTTTGGGAAGTTTCCTTTCCGGAATTGGTAGTTCATTGTATTTCACGCTGGGATTGACTTATCTGGACGATAATGTTCGCAAAGAAAAAGTACCATTTTTGTCCAGTTTGTCTGCGTTCGGAAGGAGATTAGGACCGATGCTGGGCTATTCTATGGCTGCCTTATGTCTGAAGTACTTCGTCTTCCCGGGTGTTGATCCAGGCTATGGGTCATCGGACCCCCGATGGATTGGTGCGTGGTGGACGGGATGGATTGCTCTCGGTGTTTCGCTGTTTTTGGTGGCTCCTATTTTCG ctggatttccaaagattcttccacgAGCTGCTGAGAGAAAGTCATTATCACGACAAGCTAGTCGGCTTAGTGGAGCAACCGTTGAAGAGCCTGAAACCGAAACGTCTTTCTCGGATCTTTTACTTACGGTGAAGCGATTGATTACTAACAAAGCATACGTGTTCAATAATACGGCGAGCATTTTCTACTTTTTTGGATACATGCCATATTTTCTGTTCCAAGCCAAGTACATTGAAATTCAGTACCGGCTGACGCCGTCGCAAGCAAA CATGGTAACTGGAAGTACATCACTGGTCTTTTCCGCTTTGGGAATTTTGATAGCAGGAGCAGTGATTCAAAAGATCAAGCCAACGTCTAGGCAGTTAACGGGATGGAATATTTTTACCAGTATTTGCTCTGCAGGGCTCATAGTAATGTACGCCGTTTTTGGATGCAATGAAATCAACAATTCATCGATTGTAAGCAA CTCTCAAGATGTCAGTTGCAATGCCGGCTGCAATTGCGACTTCATCAAGTATGCTCCAATATGTGGAAGCGACGGAAACACTTATCTGTCACCATGTCATGCTGGTTGTAAAGAACAAATTAAACAACTCAATGGCACGATC CTTTACTCAGAGTGTTCGTGTATTCAAGGCTCCCTGAATTCCTCATACGCCTTCTCGTCATCTATGCAGTTTGAGAACGCCACAGCATCAGACCCAACAACTCTATTAGGAGGTGCAATTTCAGGAAGCTGTCCAGTTGACTGCATGACCCCTTTCTACCTATTCTTGGTGATGGTATGCTTGAATAAATTCATTGGTGGTACGGAATCGGCTGCCAATTTTTTGGTTGGCCTGCGTTGCGTTGAAGAACGAGACAAAGCAATCTCGCTAGGATTTTCAATGGCCATTAATACATTATTTTCGTTCCTGCCCGCCCCTATAATCTTCGGAATGATTATCGATCGAACATGTGTTCTATGGGGACGAACGTGTTCTAAACAAGGGAACTGTTGGCTGTACGATGGACAATCTCTGAGGACATCTATGAACTACACATCAGCTGCCCTGGTCATAGTGGGCACCTGCTTCGACGTTGGAACCTGGTGGtattctaaaaatttcaaaatatttgatgacaAAGAGCACAAATCCAGTGACGCAGATCAGCAAGATATATCGGAAGCGGAAGAAGCGAACCCATTGACCAAAAACGGCGTTGAGCGCACAGAACTGACTGTATTGATGAAGGAACAAAATGAGCGTGAATAA